CAAACCTTAAATATTCTCTAGATATTTACCAGCAGATTCCATCTTAAAACTATGGGAATAATCTTTTAGCCTTATAAAGTGAaatctttctcttctttttacCAATGTCAGTCGATCACATGTGTTTTGTGGGACTATCAGTTTGCATACCTCCAAATTATCTCACACAAACTGGGACAAGAGTACAAGACTAAGGTCGAGCTTAAAAAACTGCAGAAATAAACTTTAATGAATTTTTATGGGACTATCAGTTTGCATACCTCCAAATTATCTCACACAAACTGGGACAAAACTAAGGTCGAGCTTAAAAAACTGCAAAAATAAACTTTAATGAATTCGAGTCAAATTTTGACAGCGTTGAGTTTGAGTAACTTGCGAGTTGGCTAATTGAACTAGCACCCCCGAGAGAGAGAAAGGTTCAAGAATACCTTGTATTATAAATGTAAAATGTATCACACAAATCAAAAGAAAGAGCAAGAAAACTAAGAAATATAATTGAAATGCATCCTGATTATATACAAGCCTCAAAACAGAGAgcaaactaaaataaaaaaaatagaaggaAAAAATGGCCTCATGTCATGTAGACAGAAAGGGCAAGATTATGATAACAAATTACGTGGCATTACATAGCAAGTAACTAAAAATGTGTAGTATGCAGCACCCTTATTCTTTCTTTGTATCTATGTGTTCTCCAACTTATAAGCAAACCTGCAAAACACCGTGATTTATATGATCAGGATTAAACATATTCCATACTCGTGTAAGTTATTTCACGAAAGAAGAAAAGTTCCAGCAATGACAATTGTTACACACTTACATTACTTTAATCAAGCAACTTCCTAGATGTTCAAATATATGCAACCTCTCCTCTACTCAATCAATCTAGATAATAAACTAACTTTCGAAGATGTGCAAAAGCAGAGAAAGAAGTTTGTAAAAGTAAATAAGCCGGTGCAACATTTTCTGTGATCTTCAACAGAATTGTTTTCAGAGGGACAGGTATAACAAAGAAAGACAATTGTAGACAAACAAACTTATTTTCTACTCGTGTGATCTTCCAGCAATGAAAATCACAAGTTTATAGAGTAACCAAGCCACCAAAAACGATCAATTGAACAATGagaatcaaacaaaaaattcaCAGCTTTCAGACAGTTGCATAATTAAGATATGGTGCATAAAACACGAAGTACTAACCTAAATTGCATCTCAGCTTTCACCAAATATCATGAGCAACTCTACTTGTGTCCTCCACAACTCACTGTCACAGAACATAAACATATCAGTAACCCAAAGTATACATACACAACTTAATATATCAGCACAAGAAACATAAGCCTATACATTGAGCTCCAATTTAACTGCTCACCCAGAACTGTAAGCTGGCACAGTGGCACTTATCTCATAAAGACTACGCGGTATTATTCACATAAAGTACATACACTGTTACCTAGTGCTTGAGGGGATCCACAAGTACACAACCTTACTCAATGAGAAGAGGTTATTGATAAACCTCAAGTGATGCACCCCCAAACCTACACCCACCGGAAAATTCAGATACATGCTCATATATTCCAATTTCCTATTTCTACTTTCATGCACTAAGCTTAGGAATCCAATTAGTCAATGTCCAACCTTGCTAAATGTATTTAGAGTTCAGCAGAGTTCATTAACTGATTAGCATTCGACAATCTTTCAACATCTTAATCTTATTATTTGTGCAGATCAAACTGAACACAACTCTTACTACCCATTTGCATAAGCTGGTAAAAATACACCTCGTTGTTGCTAAAAAAACACAGCTCACTGATATCCAGGGACGGAGCCGAGTTCTTATTTAACTCGCGTGAATTGATGTTCAAGTGGTTATGTGGAAATGTGATGGTCATGTCAATGTCGGTCCAGTGTTCGTTCGATTCTTCAGTTAGTCAGTTTCCCAAAACTTCTTTTTTGGTTCCCTTTCAATTAAAAGAGCATTCTTAGTTTATCTTCCTCTTGTTAATTCTTTTTCAAGTCCTACTCAAACCATAGAATTTGTATAGTTGTATCACTTCGCCACTGCACGTCATGGCAATATTCTCAACCACTAAATGACTAAACTTACTACTAGCATATttgaatataaaaattaaaaatctaaTATTGCATGAAAAGACAAACAAATATTAACTTCATATAAGATCCATGCAGTTTCTTTTATCTACTTCACATGCCAGAGCATCACTGAAACTACTTCCTGCTGGACTGCTCGAGTACTTCAATTGAATTAATAATTGGGCATCAACTCTAAGAATCAAGATAAAACCTTTGCTCTTTATATGCACGTTTGCATTTTTTGTAGATATAAGTATTTAACCATGTCTTGCAACTTTAGAATGGCGATGACAAATACACGTATATAACAGCAAAGCTCGTAGTGTATACATCCTTACGCAGCATGTGGGATTGGCAAGAATCATACACGTAGGAAAAAAATCAATACACAGTATAGCCTACATTACTATATCGGCTGTATATTTAGACAACATGTGCTTTCTATAACAAAACTACTTCACCAGATTGAATTCGAAATTATTATGTTTCATGTTTCAGAACTGAATGGGTTTCAAAACTTAAAGAAAATATAAGAATGCGAAGCCAAGATTGAACTGAATGAATCAAAAGAAACAATTAACTATCAGAAAAAGAACCCCGCCCATTTTACAGTATAGCAACTCCTGCCAAACAAGCAAAATGACATTCAACTGATTTCGTAGTTTAGGCAACTTAACAATATAGTAGTATAATACAGCATGGACATGATAGCTTCTTGGTGTGAGTACTGGGTGTGTGCAAGGGTGGGTGGGTAAGAGAAAAGAGAGACTAATAAGAGCGAGGTAGGAACAGAAAGACAAGGAATGAGGGTAAACCTTGGTAAAAAGCCGTGACGATCTTCTTCGTTTTGAATGGTCATCTTCAGCAAACTGGTTTGAAGACCTCAAAATCTTTGCCTGGGCATTTACCAATTTACTTTGATGTTCATCGCTATTAAAATTTCTCTTCCTCTTGTGTTCCCCAGTATATTCTGGATCCAGAGGCTTTTTCCATGGCTTCTTTGTTAGATTATTAAAGTTCAAGCatctaaataagaaaaaaagaagaagttaTTAGCTAAATCAATAAGGTAACCTCAGCATAAAAGTTAAAAACCATCTTATAGGGGAAGTTCTTACTCTGATCCCTCCCTTCCACTTCCAGTGTCGCTCTTACCCTGCAATGTAAGCGTTACTTAGAAGCTAATCCACTGAGTCGATGAATGATTAAAGCcaggagaaaaagaaaagaaaatatcctACTGACCTATATGAATATCATGATGGTCCTTATTTGGAAAAAGTTTGTGATATATCTTACTAGAAACACAGAGCCAGCAACTGAGCTATATGAGTATCATGATGGTTCAAGCTGACAGGGTCAAGCCAAAGGACCTTGTGTACTATTTTTGTTGAAGTTGAGGAcataaaaaagagagagaaagtaggaaAAAGCCAACTGCTTCTGTGGAAAATTAGAAGAATCCCATAGCTTGCTAACATCGGATATTATTCAAGATTATTCCTTTGAAAGTAAGCAAAAGCTCGAATCCAGAAAGATAAGGAAGTCCTGCAACGAAGACTGAGGTATTTCTTTATATTTTAGACAATCATTAAACACTTCAACTCTTCGTATTATACACTGCAATATAGAATCCACCTCCTCCCCAAATAAAGTAAAGAGAAGACGAGAAAAGGAAAAGGTATGTTAACGGTATGGCGGCAAGCCAGCAATTGGTTTGCGCCCGTTTGTTATAAGAGATAATCCAGAAGAACTCATGACAGCAGCTTCTAAAGCAGTTGGCAATTTAGATACTTTTATTGCAGAAGCTTTAGAGAGTTAGAGCGAGAAAAAAGAAAGATTTATTAGATAGTAAAGGAGCAAATGGGTTTGTTACACTCCTTCGGTTTCGTGAAGTTATTCCTACTTTTACTTTATTCCTTGTTTGGTAAAATGTCTATCCCTTTATCTTCCCTTGTACCACTTTGTTGGCTCACTTCTCTCAAGTCATCTAGTCctaccaaaaaaggaaaaagaggaCCAATTTTTCCACCTTCTCAGTTCTCACCTCCCTTGGGTTCTGTTGCTATGGTAACTAGGAAGGAAATTAAAGAGTGTAGGGAGTAAGACATAATCAAGGAAAACATGTGATGGATGATGTCTGATGACAAGGAAGTTGGAAATTTTCATAAGCTGTAGCTCTCCGGGATTAGCACTAGCATAGAGTCTGTCTATAGTATTTACTATTTATTGAAGGCGATGATTTGTTGTAAGAACTCTCTAAACAATTTGGATAATACCCGTCCCTCGCTTATTAGCAATagcattgagtctgactatagTATTTATCTTTATCTTGTTTTGAGGATGTTTTACTATTCCCTATTCCTTCAGGAAGGTCAACATGGAGGCCGATTTTATGTTAAACTTTGGGCATAACTTCTACTTATCACTGTtggtttaataaaataattcttCAAGCGTCCTTGAGATGAGATGGCAACCTGTTCTCAGTGCTTTACCTAGGTTTTTCGGTCCTAGTCAAAATAAGAGTAAAATCGGAAATGGACAAAGGTTTAAAGCAGGTTTAACATACCAGATTTCCCACATTGGCTGTATATGGGTTCCTGCAAATGTCCTCTTGAAGCTCATTTGATTTAGTTGTAATGCAATGATCTACCCCATTTTTCCTAGGAACAACCAACTCAAGGGACCCGTCAATATGGCAAGGATAAAGTGCTGCATCAGTTTCAATACCAGCCCCCTGTTTCCTTAGAAATCCAGCAGTTTCTGTTTCAATACCCTTAGTATGATTGATAACATTCTGGGACTCATATCTGTGACAAGGAGAAACATATCCGCCTTTTGAGTGATTACCCGCTGAATAAGATTGGGTCTCTTTTATATTCCTATCAGATTTCCTGAAGAAGCGTCTTCTGCTGTGAGTTTCCACTTCACTCCTACTATCAGCAAGATATGATGAAATACTATTCAATACAGGAGACACACATGTGCTCTGATCAACTGCTTGTACAGGCCACATCTGAAGCTCATTACTGGGAGCCTGAATAGATTTAACTGTTCGAGACAAAACCACTTCGTTATTCTTTAGTCGGTCAACCACATTTACACATCTACCAATTCCAGTAGGAGAATGTTCAATATCCTGACTCATAGTAGCAACAGTTGATCCTTTCATCTCCATGCGAACAGTTGTTGACGACTCATTACATTTCACAACAGGGTCCACAGAGCAATTAGTTTGCTGAAAGAGTGGGATTTCACAAATGCCATTACCGGCATCTGAACCCTGATGTGCTGGCATCCATGAACATTTAGGATCAGATGGCACAGAATTCCCTGTAATTTTAAAATGGTTTCTAGTCTGGACAGCTGCATATACATCTGGATCAGCAGCAAATATTCCCTCTCTTCTGCTAGATTTTGCACCGGGAAGTTGTCTCTCAGTAACAGATTCAAGTCTGGATGTAAAATATCCTTGTTCATCTATCACATTCCCCGGGCTATGACCAGCATTgcttaagaatttcaatccagGTGAAGACAAAGGTCCTTCTCCTTCATCAGGTGCACCTGTTGTTGCCAGATTACCAGTCAATAATGTGGTTGGGTAAGATCCATCTTGAAGATGGCCATTATCGGTCTCCTTAGATGAACCTATAGTAGCAGAACCATTTTTTTGCTTAGGACAACATAAAAGGCCTATGTCTTCATGAAAACTTTGAGATTTGGGCTTGTGTACAACATCGTTTATATGAACTCCGGATTTTAAACTCTCAATCCAGTTTGATGGGCTTGAATTCAGATCAACAAAAAGTTGAATTCCATCCTCGCAACATACGTCAAACGTAAATGTAGGGACAGGAGTTACTACAGGAGAACTAACAACAATCTCTGGAACGCCTGCACCACTAATACTTTCTCTGTGGAGTTGCGTTAAGTTATTCACATCGACAGATGCCTGCAGAGCACAACAGAAAAGATGAGTAGTGCATCTTAAAAGATAAGAAGTGTCAATATTGCTCCGGAAATCTAGAATTCAGCTCATGGCATTCAAAAGTTTGTCACAAACATCTACTTTGTAGATATCATAAACTAATAATGTATCCCTGTCAAGATTTTTATCAATGTTTCACCTGTAAAACTGTACACACGTCAGACGAGGTCCAACTTTCTATAGAAATCATCATTTTTCATAGTTAGCCTCATATAAACAAAAATCCAATTGTTAAAACTACATGCATACACTAAAATTCAAATTCCACCCATCTGACATTTTCTCCCCTCTCCCCTTTTCCTATCCCATTCACTCACTCCTTGGATTTAGGAGATCAAGCTCACCACCAAGCCATATGCCTACCTCCTTCGCCTGCTTTGTAAACTCTGGCACCATTGGTTTCTCCTGCATCCCTAACTTGATCCCAACCCCACTTTTCTGCACCGAATTCTCAATCTTAACCTATTAGGCCTCACAGTTGCAGAGGAGACATGGGAATTTGTGAAATCCAGTCCAGTCAAACCCCTCCACCTCCCCTCCCCAAACACAAAGAAACACAGGGTGCAATGGCAATTCTATTAGGAGTGAGATAGGAAGACTAACGTAAAGTGGCTTGTGACCAAATTGGACAAAAGTCAACCAATACAAACCTTTCCAGTACCAAAAAGTACCAAATTCAGTACCAATACACTTATATTTGATACCAATAAAGCTAATTTTTTATTGGTACAAACAAAAAGTGTATTGGTACTGAATTTTTCCGTTTTTGTACTAAAAAAGGTTGTATTGGGTGACTCGCGTTTGGCCACGAGCCACATTTGACAAAGATTTCCTCGTGAGATAGGTCTACTTAGGGAGGGAAAATTTCAAGAAGAGTTTCAATTTCGTACATTAAATTTTTAAACCAAAATTTTGAGAAAATGATAAGTATACATGTTTTCTAGGCAAGGGAACTATATCTCTccattttttatatttaaatgaaaCAACTAAAGTTGTATTGACATTTCAAAAAGACAAATAACATGgcattgtttttattttattattgttgttatatatataaaagCTGAGCATAGTATAAGAAAAGCTGGAACAAGTGAACATATTAAGAAATGGAGGAACTAGGAAATATGTATTGAGATGGTTATACCCCGGTATATGTTAACACTGAAATGCATATATGTTATTGGGTGACTTTATTTTTATCTCCAAGAACCAAATTGACCAAATGCTCtacttaaaaaacaaaaaaaatctttgAGCATACAttaatgtaattcacaaaaaaggtactttttttaggattttttttttaatacagtTACTCAACAGACTAATTTTCTTGTGTACTTGCCAAAGAGGCAAAGATACTTGACAATGAGAACCGGACCTTATCAGAAGTAACAGAGTCTTTGAACTTCTGCAAATGATTTGGTTGTGCATCTCGACGATTATGGAGTTGGTTCTTGCGAGAGCCACTATGGGTTGCCATGCGTCCACAGTCTGGAGAAAAGAAAGGTAAAAACGAAGAAAAATTAGAGAGCTATGAAACAAATAATCCCTGATCTTGTTGCGCAATTAAATGGATAATACATTAAAAGCCAACAATCTAGCCTCTTAGCTTGTAATTCATATTTCATAGAATAGTTACAAATTCATAGATCACCATACAAAATACAGTGGTATCCTCATCCAAATAAATTAAGAATTTCAGATCTTGAGAAAATTGCACCCTCTTATTTGTGGGCAACAACAGTAAAGAAAAacacattaattttattttggggGAATGAAAGCACACCTTTTCTATGATAATCTGTTGAATTCATCCTCACAAAAGTACGCAGCCCTGTGATTCCTGAAGCAAAGAGATTACTTCTAGTCCCCGCCCATGTGGCTCTGGTGCTGAAGTTCCTTTTCTGCATTTACATAGGAAAGAATCGTCAATTTTTAAGATATAAAGAAATGAGTCAAAGTAGACCCTACGAGGTATGTGAATTAAGATTGATATCAGAAAAGTTCTAATACAACTACTGTAAACCCTGTGTGGTACGAAAACCCTTTTCAACCACTCAAAAGCATCTTTTAAATGATTTTCTTTCACCCCTATTTCCCAAGGCTGTGAGAGGGTCTTATTGAGTTATTGCCTTATAGTGCAACCATTGTATTGGGAAACTTCCGGGTAGATATTGTACATGTTGAAATCAAACTCTTTAGACAATCAAAAGATATATTGCTTTCAATGTAGGAAAATTGGCCTACATGATGCCAACATCTTTCGTGCAAAGAGCAACGCCAACAACTAAAGTGGGTGTACAGAGGAGCACCAACTTTAATGTTGGGAGCGTTTAATGACACATCACAGTTGATTCCACCAGATCCCCATTTAACCAGCCCTCGTTAAAACCCTCTCCTCCCCTTACTAATTTTAGGATCCCCATCACAGTTGATTCCATCCATCTTGAACAAAATTTTAGGATCCCCAAGAATAGAATCCGGAAAAAGTTACGACAATGTGTCATTGAACGCACCCACCTACCCTATATAGAGTATACTCCTACTTGCTAAAGCTGTAGCCGGTATCATATAGCCATATAGCCATATAGGCCAATTTTTTCTTAAATGTATGAACATATTTCTTTTGTACTAAAGTTccttaatataataattttgtGCAGCAAAACACACACCTGTAGAAAGAT
This Spinacia oleracea cultivar Varoflay chromosome 6, BTI_SOV_V1, whole genome shotgun sequence DNA region includes the following protein-coding sequences:
- the LOC110794864 gene encoding uncharacterized protein isoform X1, which produces MNSTDYHRKDCGRMATHSGSRKNQLHNRRDAQPNHLQKFKDSVTSDKASVDVNNLTQLHRESISGAGVPEIVVSSPVVTPVPTFTFDVCCEDGIQLFVDLNSSPSNWIESLKSGVHINDVVHKPKSQSFHEDIGLLCCPKQKNGSATIGSSKETDNGHLQDGSYPTTLLTGNLATTGAPDEGEGPLSSPGLKFLSNAGHSPGNVIDEQGYFTSRLESVTERQLPGAKSSRREGIFAADPDVYAAVQTRNHFKITGNSVPSDPKCSWMPAHQGSDAGNGICEIPLFQQTNCSVDPVVKCNESSTTVRMEMKGSTVATMSQDIEHSPTGIGRCVNVVDRLKNNEVVLSRTVKSIQAPSNELQMWPVQAVDQSTCVSPVLNSISSYLADSRSEVETHSRRRFFRKSDRNIKETQSYSAGNHSKGGYVSPCHRYESQNVINHTKGIETETAGFLRKQGAGIETDAALYPCHIDGSLELVVPRKNGVDHCITTKSNELQEDICRNPYTANVGNLGKSDTGSGREGSECLNFNNLTKKPWKKPLDPEYTGEHKRKRNFNSDEHQSKLVNAQAKILRSSNQFAEDDHSKRRRSSRLFTK
- the LOC110794864 gene encoding uncharacterized protein isoform X2, whose amino-acid sequence is MNSTDYHRKDCGRMATHSGSRKNQLHNRRDAQPNHLQKFKDSVTSDKASVDVNNLTQLHRESISGAGVPEIVVSSPVVTPVPTFTFDVCCEDGIQLFVDLNSSPSNWIESLKSGVHINDVVHKPKSQSFHEDIGLLCCPKQKNGSATIGSSKETDNGHLQDGSYPTTLLTGNLATTGAPDEGEGPLSSPGLKFLSNAGHSPGNVIDEQGYFTSRLESVTERQLPGAKSSRREGIFAADPDVYAAVQTRNHFKITGNSVPSDPKCSWMPAHQGSDAGNGICEIPLFQQTNCSVDPVVKCNESSTTVRMEMKGSTVATMSQDIEHSPTGIGRCVNVVDRLKNNEVVLSRTVKSIQAPSNELQMWPVQAVDQSTCVSPVLNSISSYLADSRSEVETHSRRRFFRKSDRNIKETQSYSAGNHSKGGYVSPCHRYESQNVINHTKGIETETAGFLRKQGAGIETDAALYPCHIDGSLELVVPRKNGVDHCITTKSNELQEDICRNPYTANVGNLSSLQDFLIFLDSSFCLLSKE